CGACGGCGAAGCCGCGGCGCGAGCCGAGAGCGTCACGGAACTGGAGAGCGCCACGCAGAACGGCGACAACTCCCGGTTCATGGTCTCGAACGCGGCGAGCGCGCAGGCCAGCGGCGAAGTGCTGGTCGGGATCAACCACTTCTCGACGCGGTCGGTCTCGGTGCAGGACGGCGGATCGAGTGACGGCGGGTCCGGCGACCAGTCCGACGGCACCACCTCCGGGAGCGGTCCCGGATTCGGTGTCGTGATCGCACTGCTCGCGGTGCTTTCGACGGCGCTTCTGGCACGGTACCGCGACTAACGTCCCGTAGAATCCGTTTCTTTCTGTTCCCGTTCGACCGCCCGGAGGGTGTCGGCGTCGAGCCGCACGAGATGGCAGAGCGGGTTGCCCGGATACACCAGCGGGTTTTCGAGGACGCCGACGATGACGCCGTCGAAGGGCGCACAGACGGTGTCCGAGGCGGCCTTGAAGGGATTCGTGATGGTACAGATGCGGTCGCCCTCGTGGACCAGTGCGCCCTGGGCGTGGTGCATCTCGACGACGCCGCCGGCGTTGGCCCGGAGCCACGTCTTCTCGTCCTGATCGGCGACGATGGTGCGCCAGCCGGGCCAGTTGACCGCCTCGGTCGGGCGGAGGTCGTACTCCGCGAGAACGCTCACTACGCCGTCGAGCGCGCGGTCGATCAGGTCCCGCTGGAACCGGTGGGCCTCGCCCATCTCGACGGTGATCGTCGGGACGCCCGCGTCGGTGGCCTCCCGGCGGAGCGACCCCGACGGACCCTCGCTGGAGATGATGACGTGCGAGGAGAAGGCCTTCGCGAGACGGGCGACTCGCGGGTCGTCCGTGTCGGCACGGACGTGGAGCATGTTCGTCCGCCCGCGCGTCGAGGTGTGGAAGTCGATGCCGAGGTCGCAGGGCTCGACGAACTCGTCGAAGATCCGCGCGGCCATCCGCTGGGCGCTGGTGCTGTCCTCGGCCCCCGGAAAGGCGCGGTTGAGGTCGCGGTCGTGGATGGGGAGGTACCGTTGCTGGCCCATGAACCCGGGGACGTTCAGGACCGGCAGACAGACGAGTGTCCCCTCGAGGCCGTCGTGATCCCACTCCTGGGCGACCTCGCGGACGACCTCGATCCCGTTGAGTTCGTCGCCGTGGATCGCGGCGCTCAGAAAGACGGTCGGTCCCGGTTTCGCACCGTTGATGATCGTCACCGGGATCCGGATCGGGTCACCGAGGTACGTCTCGCTCACCGGGAAGCGGATGTCGTCGGTCTCGCCGGGTTCGACCCGGCCACCGCTGTACGTGAAATCCCCCGCGGCCATGGCAACTCTAGGGGGAGGCAAGTACAAAAACTGCCCTGCCGGTTCGAGCCCGGAAACCCGCAGGTCCCCGACGCGACGAGTCGGTCGCGCCGGCCGATCACCACACATACGGTCTGGGGGATGTACTCTCCACTATGGCCGACACCACGGACCCGACGATCGGCGTCCTCAGCCTCCACACCAGCAAGGAGACGAAGGCGATCTGTAACGCCGTCACCGCGCTGGGCTACGAGGCCGAGTGGCTCCGCGCGGAGAACACCGCCGTCGACGTTCGCGACGGCCGGGCCACGCTCGAACCCGACGCCGACGTGATCGTCAACCGGCTCCTCCTCTCGAAACAGGAACAACCCGCCGAGGGACTGGGGCTCGCAGCCACTATCGCCAACCTGCGACCCATGCTCAACTCGCCGGGACCGACGCTGTCGGCTACCTACAAGTTCGCCACGGCGACCGCACTGGCCGAAGCGGACGTCCCCATTCCAGACGCGCTGCTGGCGCTCTCGACCGACCGCCTCGACGCGGACCGCGAGCGCTTCGGCGACCCCGCCGTCTACAAGACCGCCATCGGCACGCACGGCGGCGGCACCTGGAAGGTCGACGCCGGCAACACCGTCAACGCGCAGGTCGGGCCGCGGCAGGCCTTCCTACAGGAGTTTCTCGCCACCACCGACGACCACCACAGCGACCTCCGGGTCTACGTCGTGGGCGACGAAGTGATCGCCGCGATGTCCCGCACCGCACAGGGCGAGGAGTGGCGCGCAAACGTCGCGCTGGGCAGCGAGACCGCCGACGTGACCGACAGCCTCCCCGAGGACGTGGCGGACATCGCCCGCCGTGCGACCGACGCGGTCGGCCTCGACTACGCCGGCATCGACGTTATCGAGGGCCCGGACGGCTGGTACGTGCTGGAGGTCAACCCCACCGCCGGGTTCAAGGGCCTGTTCGGCGCGACCGGGATCAACCCCGCGCCGTACATCGCGAAACTCGCCATCGAGCGGGCTGGTGGGGCCGTCGACGACGAGGCCGTCGCGGAGCTCGCGACGGAACTCGACGACTCGCGGCCGGCCTGCATGCCCGAGGTCGACTCAGAGGACCCGGCCGAACCGGTCGTGATCGGCTACACGGAGGAGGTCGTCGTCCGCGGAACCCGGGGGGCAGAGACCGTCTACGCCAAATCCGACACGGGCGCGACCCGGACGAGTATCGACGCCGCGCTGGCCGCCGACATCGGCACCGGGCCGATCAAGGACATCGTAAAGATCCGGTCGGGTAGCGTCAAGGAGGGGCGCTCCAGGCCGGTCGTCGACCTCGTGGTCGGCGTCGGCGGCAGTCAACACACCGTCACCGCGAGCATCGAGGACCGCAGCCACATGGACTACCCGCTGCTTCTGGGCCGGGACATCCTCGAACACTACCACGTCGACGTGACCCGGCGGGCCGACCGGACTACGACGGAAGTCGACACCGAAGAGGAGGAAGCCGGCGAGGAGTAACCCGTAAGCCTGTCTTACTGAACGGTAGCCCGGACTGGTACGTCACGCTCGTCCCGATCAGTG
This Halorientalis sp. IM1011 DNA region includes the following protein-coding sequences:
- a CDS encoding succinylglutamate desuccinylase/aspartoacylase family protein, producing the protein MAAGDFTYSGGRVEPGETDDIRFPVSETYLGDPIRIPVTIINGAKPGPTVFLSAAIHGDELNGIEVVREVAQEWDHDGLEGTLVCLPVLNVPGFMGQQRYLPIHDRDLNRAFPGAEDSTSAQRMAARIFDEFVEPCDLGIDFHTSTRGRTNMLHVRADTDDPRVARLAKAFSSHVIISSEGPSGSLRREATDAGVPTITVEMGEAHRFQRDLIDRALDGVVSVLAEYDLRPTEAVNWPGWRTIVADQDEKTWLRANAGGVVEMHHAQGALVHEGDRICTITNPFKAASDTVCAPFDGVIVGVLENPLVYPGNPLCHLVRLDADTLRAVEREQKETDSTGR
- a CDS encoding RimK family alpha-L-glutamate ligase, with amino-acid sequence MADTTDPTIGVLSLHTSKETKAICNAVTALGYEAEWLRAENTAVDVRDGRATLEPDADVIVNRLLLSKQEQPAEGLGLAATIANLRPMLNSPGPTLSATYKFATATALAEADVPIPDALLALSTDRLDADRERFGDPAVYKTAIGTHGGGTWKVDAGNTVNAQVGPRQAFLQEFLATTDDHHSDLRVYVVGDEVIAAMSRTAQGEEWRANVALGSETADVTDSLPEDVADIARRATDAVGLDYAGIDVIEGPDGWYVLEVNPTAGFKGLFGATGINPAPYIAKLAIERAGGAVDDEAVAELATELDDSRPACMPEVDSEDPAEPVVIGYTEEVVVRGTRGAETVYAKSDTGATRTSIDAALAADIGTGPIKDIVKIRSGSVKEGRSRPVVDLVVGVGGSQHTVTASIEDRSHMDYPLLLGRDILEHYHVDVTRRADRTTTEVDTEEEEAGEE